The following are encoded together in the Serratia sp. UGAL515B_01 genome:
- a CDS encoding fimbrial protein, translating into MPNIQYFVCTLAMAISVGANAVSSGTVTFNGELTADTCTISADSVNKVVTLPKVPTQDLNVAGAEQGSREFQLNVEDCPETITQVAARFSANVASDYNSVTGNLVNVSTATTPAKQVEIRLYNVDGTPIGIGSTGEFFNVVDQKATMTYVGGYYATGAATPGPVTSVVSYELAYP; encoded by the coding sequence ATGCCTAATATTCAATATTTTGTCTGTACATTGGCGATGGCTATTTCTGTAGGCGCAAACGCAGTGTCTAGCGGTACAGTGACTTTTAACGGTGAGTTGACTGCTGATACTTGTACTATTTCTGCTGATAGCGTGAATAAGGTCGTTACCCTGCCAAAGGTCCCTACTCAGGATCTGAACGTTGCTGGCGCTGAACAAGGCTCTCGCGAGTTCCAGCTCAACGTTGAAGACTGTCCGGAGACCATTACCCAGGTTGCTGCACGCTTTAGTGCGAATGTAGCTTCTGATTACAATTCGGTTACTGGTAACCTTGTCAATGTGTCAACAGCAACGACACCCGCTAAGCAAGTTGAAATTCGTTTATACAACGTAGATGGTACTCCCATTGGCATAGGCTCTACCGGTGAATTCTTCAACGTTGTTGATCAAAAAGCCACGATGACTTATGTGGGTGGTTACTATGCAACGGGTGCTGCCACTCCTGGTCCAGTGACTTCTGTAGTTTCATACGAATTGGCCTACCCATAA
- a CDS encoding fimbrial protein — translation MLKIQHVVCALAMAVSVGANAVSSGTVTFNGELVADTCTISSDSINKIVQLPKIPTQDLNVAGAEQGSREFQLNVEACPASITQVAAHFNAIGGSAFDPTTGNLVNASTAATPAKQVQVRLYNVDGKQIRVGSTGEFFNVVNQKATMTYVGGYYATGVTTPGPVTSVASYVLAYP, via the coding sequence ATGTTAAAGATTCAACACGTTGTTTGCGCATTGGCGATGGCTGTTTCTGTAGGCGCAAACGCAGTATCTAGCGGCACAGTAACGTTCAACGGTGAGTTGGTTGCTGACACCTGTACTATTTCTAGCGACAGCATCAACAAGATCGTTCAACTGCCAAAGATCCCTACTCAGGATCTGAACGTTGCTGGTGCTGAGCAAGGCTCTCGCGAGTTCCAGCTCAATGTTGAAGCCTGCCCAGCGAGCATTACTCAGGTTGCTGCACACTTTAACGCGATTGGTGGTTCTGCTTTCGACCCAACGACCGGTAACCTGGTGAATGCGTCAACTGCAGCGACACCTGCTAAGCAAGTTCAAGTTCGTTTGTATAACGTCGACGGTAAGCAGATCCGTGTAGGTTCTACCGGTGAATTCTTCAATGTTGTTAATCAAAAAGCAACAATGACTTATGTTGGTGGTTACTACGCAACAGGCGTGACCACTCCTGGTCCGGTGACTTCTGTAGCTTCATACGTACTGGCTTACCCATAA